From the Vanacampus margaritifer isolate UIUO_Vmar chromosome 14, RoL_Vmar_1.0, whole genome shotgun sequence genome, the window ctttgtggattatttataGACGTTTGTAACAGGCTTTGAGGATTTCGCAAACTGTTTGATGCACAATCTCAAGGGGAAGGAAAATAGCCAAGGAATGAATGCTGGCGCCAGACTCCAGGAAACCAGCTGCTCCTTAGAGGCAGAGCAACATGTTGTGCGCACTTCAGGATCCTCGtcgtttttttacatttgcgtGTTACGGTTGCAAGTTCCGGACTGCCCTCCTCCTAAAGCCAGATATTGATCTTGCAGTGAAGCAACGAACCCTGCGAGAGGACAGCGAAACCTGGCCCGAGTTGTCTGACTGATAGCAAACGGAATAATGAGGGCTTATTTGGCCGCGTGGATGTCGTTCTGCGTGCAGTCTTCGTTTCTTCGGGCCTCACGTGCTGTTGAGTGCTCAGGCAAGGAAACGTTGCTGCAACCGCTCTCCAGCCCTTTGCCGCAGCTGACGGACTGCCTGAAGGAATGCACTGAGATGACCTATGCCAGGGAAGTGCAGCGACAGGACCACCGAAATGTACGGATAGAGGACTCCACTCAAGGTAAAACCGGCCTGTCGGTCATTTTGGCGGGGATAAAGGTTACGGATGGGAGGGGGATTTccaggacaggacaggattgCTGTGAGACTTGGTCCAGGGTGCAAGTAGGGTTCcatttttgggttagggttagaaggTCAAGGTATGAGTTGGCGTTAGAGACTAGTGTGGGAGTTGGCTGGAAACTAGAGTTTAGGTTTCAAGTAGGTTCATGGCATGGGTTTAGGGTTAGAGAAGGCGTATGCAACATGCGACTTTGGAGCTCTTTAGatcctctcctgtggctccctgttaatctaaaaaaatgcttaattttatatatatatatatatatatatatatatatatatatatatatatatatatatgtatatatatatatatatatatatactgtatatatatatatattgtgtatatatatatacatatatatgtatatatagtatatatatatatatgtgtatatatgtgtatatatatagtatatatgtgtatatatatatatatatgtatatatatagtatatatgtgtatatatatatttagtatatatgtgtatatgtatgtatatatatatatatatatatatatatatatattgtgtatatatgtatgtatatatgtatgtatatatatatatatatatacatacatatacacaatatatatgtgtatgtatgtatgtatgtatgtatatatatatatatatatgtatatatatatatatatatatatgaccattaaatgtccaaaattaaaaaggaaaaacagaaaatcaccataaaatgtccaggaaattgccaaaaatgtcagataattgaattaaaaaaagttctgtaactataaaatgtccaaaaactaaagaagaaatcccgaaaaaaatccagaaaattgatagctaaaaatttaaataaaataatatcatataatgataatataagaaatttgacagaatggcggaaaagtctaaaaaagctgagccgtgattggtcgttacctgagccctgagcaactgttgaaagtggcaaaatggccgtcaaaTTTCCATGtatagtgggggcacatacaccaaaatagttttagcaaatgtgttatttcagaagtgtacGTCAGACTGGTTTGCCTTTTGCATTAatcaattgacaattccgagatgaTGTCACATGTCAAAATGGTGGTCGATTCGGTGAAAGAAatctctccgctcattgaaaagcattggactttggatggttgtaatttgatttgtgagggttattttgattttaaaatgtgatgagatttTGATGATCGTTTTCACCAAAAGGAAGTATTGCATTGCATTGGGGAAGTATCAgaaatgttcggaattgtcaatacccAAGAAGCAGCTTTCAGTTTCAAAAGGTTTGGTGACCCTTGGTACAGAGGTTTGTAAGACTAGTCTGAACGAGGTCCAGGGTAAGGTTTCAGGCTAGTGGAAGCTCCAGAGGTTAGGTTTAGCAACTCAGGTCTTCAAgggccactatcctgcatgttttagatgtttccctcctccaacacagctgatttaaAAGATGCTTTAGAGGCTGACCACGCATGAAAATAAACGGACTGCTGCAGCTTTTTCTTATCTGGAGGTCTTCATCCGCCATCCCTCTTCCCAGGAGACCTTGGGGAATACTGCTGGGCCACCACAATCAAGTGCAACGTGCACGAGAGCTTCCAGCACGCCTTCGTGGTGCTGCCCATCCACACGTCAGCCGTTACCCCGGAGGCGTTGGAGGTGAGGTGGGCAGCCAACGCTCTGAACGCGCACACCGATCCCATCACCGTACCGGACGCCTGCGGCCTCCGCTACGACGTCAGCGAGCACTTTGGTCCTGGCAGGAGGGTCGACTCCTTCTGTGTGGAGGTAGTCGGACAGCGGGATAGCCCGGCAACCCTGAGGTGTCCCCCTTATCTGGTCACATACTGGCAGAGAAGTCCGACTCCGATATGAGACGAGGGACACTCCCAATTGGGACGTGTCCAGTCATGCTGCTAATATGCCAGTGGTGGGCGATGCGTTTAGTGGCCTTCTGTGGGGATTTATCTGAATGAATCTGTTCATTCATACCACCGTTATCACATCGCAATTATAGAAGCCTGAAAATTGTTTGATAAATGTGTTTCTGTTAAATTCattgattataataataaaaatctatgCAAGTACGAGTGGATatttttgtgtgcttgtgtgtgtgtctgtggatGTTTTTGCCATAATCAAAAGTGTTTCATAACCCAAAATCATCATCACGTAAAAGAGTCTAATGAACTAATTGTAAGTCATTAGAGGAATAGATTGCTTTGCTTGCAAAGGAAATCAACAAACGGCGTAagactgccatcttgtggttaATTCAGGAAGtgtctttttattcattcaaaataTGTGTATACATCGAcagcatttattttacttacatTATGTAAATGATAATACACACGTGTACAATATATAgacacatatatgcatacatatgcacatacgtatatattcacataaatgcatgtagttattttaattataataataatgatgcattatatttatattttagacacTCAAGGACAccatacaatttttaaaactatttgattaaaagcacagtttaaaaaaaaaaaggatggggTTGGGCTGGTCGCAGTGCAAAGTGGCATTAAGTTCGGTaggcagttttaaacaagtgtgTTTTGAGTTGAGTTTCACAcataaacatacagtacttaCTCCTACACACCCTGACTGACTATGTGTCCATCTAGTTTCCTTGCTTGTACTTTGTGCTTTGTTTTAAGTGCTCAGTGACTGACTGAACTTGATCCAAATTTGCTCTTTCATCTTTATGTCACACACGCTCACCAATCATCAGGCCCGTCCCAGCCAACACTTGAGGGTTTTGTAATTGTGTTGCTTTTAACGAAAAGGacattttgtgtgaaatattACAGTATCATAGCTTTGACTCATCTATGTAtttcattagtgtgtgtgtggaccTTTAAGCTTTGTATTCGAGGACTCCTGGGCCCCTGGCCATAATAAACGTTGTGACGTCACCAACACAACAAGCTCATGGCGTTCCCTACATAGCTGAGGACTGAGAACTGCCTCCCGGATGTCTTGAGTTTTGACAGCTCGCTGCTGGACGCCAGGGACCGGTATGGCCGGGGTATTTCCTGGCGAAGTGTCCCCGGCCGTTCACCTGTAAGACTCACACTTTGGTTTTTTTTTGACGCGGTACTTCCTCATGCTACGCCTAGCTTCCACGCTAGCATTGCGAACAAACATAGGATGCTACTTGCTAGCAATGGGCATACGTGGCTAGTGGATgttagccattttttttgtcacagtcTAGTGGTTTTGTTGACACTttcatattgactttttttagcCAAGTGGCTAGTGTCTTTCGGTTGTGTTTTTGTCGGGTAATCGACTGTCAGGTTAGCTAGCCTCGCATTGCTTTCATTGTTTATATAATGGCGATCTGAACGACCCCGTTCACGTGGTGAGACCTCAACATGACTTGATCCAGCTCTCTGGAAACCCGGGGGAGGGAGAGAGCCTACATCCACTGATGTTCCAGCCGCAAGTTTACTACCAAATAAGTGAAGATGTGTTGGTTTCAAATATTACTGATCGTCGGTCTTGTTGCCTGGGTGAGATGTCAGGACAATCAACACATGACAAAAGAGGAGAAGAACACAATCAGGTCAGACACTTTGGGCTTAGAACAGCTTGGAGTTACTGTCAAAagtctttttattttgatgtaagttttctctctttttttttttttagggatcgAATTGTTGAGATGTTCGATCATGCTTATGGCAGTTACATGGTAAGTAGAAATTACTATTATTTACTATACTTATGACATTTCCAGTGTGTTATTGTTGCTTTGCTATATACTACAAAATCTTCTAACTGTTGCCTTGGAATGGATATTTGTTGTAAACCAGGGACTAACCGATGAGGCCAAGACCAAACTTCTATTACTACTATACCACACTGTACTAATGTATAAACTATAAAGATAGACTCAACCAAAGAGATCCTGTACATCAACATAAAGTTGCATATTTTGTTCTGCGTTCCAGAAATACGCCTATCCAGCAGATGAGCTGATGCCTCTAAGCTGCAGAGGGAGAGTACGAGGCCAGGAGCCTAACCGTGGAGACATCGACGACTCCTTGGGGAAGTATGTATATTTGGGCTGCAATGATTCGTCGAGTGGCGCCGAAaatttgattacaaaaaaagattGAGCATAATCTTTGCCTTGAAACTTTGTAGGGATCCTTTTTCCACAAGGACTATATCATGTTTtgatgcatgcacacacactactttgtaaaaaataatttggcacGATGGTGGTGAGCCAGGAGGAAAGAGCCCATGAAAGACAAGCAATgtcaaaaatatgattttattttatttttacattgaaaAAGTAGTATTAAAATTGCATTGTGTCTGCCAACACAAGGTAACATATGAATGTGTGCTAATTTGGTGTAGCCTGCCATCActaatagaacatattgtaatgcCCCTAGGGTTGATACAGCTGCTGCTGTATAAGCGCTCATtcgctgacacccacgtcactcaccagtgCAGGCCCCACCTTTTTAAGCCAAATCATAGATACCACAGTAAAGTCTTAATTCATCTTAATCTTACTGAGAATTTTTTAGAAAATTTTGTGCTTCCATCTTTGGGGTAAAAGTTAGTAAAgtcttaattcattttaatcttACTGAGAAATTTCTAGAAAATTTTGTGCTTCCATCTTTGGGGTAAAAGTTTGACGAAAGCTCTTGTTAGTACACATAATGCACAAAGCAATGTTCTTAAAGGAACGTTTGTAAA encodes:
- the LOC144034240 gene encoding uncharacterized protein LOC144034240 encodes the protein MRAYLAAWMSFCVQSSFLRASRAVECSGKETLLQPLSSPLPQLTDCLKECTEMTYAREVQRQDHRNVRIEDSTQGDLGEYCWATTIKCNVHESFQHAFVVLPIHTSAVTPEALEVRWAANALNAHTDPITVPDACGLRYDVSEHFGPGRRVDSFCVEVVGQRDSPATLRCPPYLVTYWQRSPTPI